In Gorilla gorilla gorilla isolate KB3781 chromosome 12, NHGRI_mGorGor1-v2.1_pri, whole genome shotgun sequence, the following are encoded in one genomic region:
- the LOC101144253 gene encoding spermatogenesis-associated protein 31A6 isoform X2, translating into MENLPFPLKLLSASSLNAPSSTPWVLDIFLTLVFALGFFFLLLPCLSYLRCDDRPSPSPGKRKRHLVSLRHRVSQCPVGRRGRPRSRMKNHSLRAGRECPRGPEEIWDLLSQLQSLPGPHLDKGGFGQLSGPDPPGEVGERAPDEASRSSHEPMEDAAPILSPLASPDPQAKHPQDLASTPSPGPVTTSVSSLSASQPPEPSLPLEHPSPEPPALFPHPPHTPDPLACSPPPPKGFTAPPLRDSTLITPSHCDSVALPLHTVPQSLSPHEDLVASVPAISGLGGSNSHVSASSWWLETTRTWCAFNSSVQRDHLSRHPPETCQMEDGSPFLLSSDGQNIIGIQVTETAKVNIWEEKENVGSFTNQMTPEKHLNSLGNLVKSLDAEQDTTTPKPFWNVGENSKQLPGPQKLSDPRLLQESFWKNYSQLFWGLPSLHSESLVANAWVTDRSYTLQSPPFLFNEMSNVCPIQRETTMSPLLFQAQPLSHLEPECQPFISSTPQFRPIPMAQAEAQAHLQSSFPVLSPAFPSLIKNTGVACPASQNKVQALSLPETQHPEWPLLRKQVEDRLALPSRVQKSQDVFSVSTPNLPQESLTSILPENFPVSPELRRQLEQHIKKWIIQHWGNLGRIQESLDLMQLQDESPGTSQAKGKPRPWQSSMSTGESSKEAQKVKFQLEKDPCPHLGQILGEAPQNLSRDMKSFPQKVLGVTSEESERNLRKPLRSDSGSDLLRCTERTHIENILKAHMGRNLGQTNEGLIPMRVRQSWLAVNQALPVSNTHMKTSNLAAPKSGKACVNTAQVLSFLEPCTQQVLGAHIVKFWAKHRWGLPLRVLKPIQCFKMEKVSSLSLTQLAGPSSATCESGAGSEVEVATFLRKPPMASLRKQVLTKASVHMPESLLASSPACKQFQRAPQGIPSWNDHGPLKAPPAGQEGRWPSKPLTYSLTGSTQQSRSLGAQSSKAGETREAVPQCRVPLETCMLANLQATSEDVHGFEAPGTSKSSLHPRVSVSQDPRKLCLMEKVVTEFEPGMATKSETQPQVCATVVLLPDGQASVVPHASENLASQVPQGHLQSMPTGNMRASQELRDLMAARRSNLVHKEPRNPNCQGSCKSQRPMFPPSHKSENARRPNLEKHEERLERLRTPQLTPVRKTEDTHQDEGVQLRPSKKQPPSVSHFGENVKQFFQWIFSKKKSKPAPVTAESQKTVKNRSCVYSSSAEAQGLMTAVGQVLEEKMSLGHARHASKVNQHKQEFQAPVCGFHCNHRHLFYSEHGRILSYAASSQQATLKSQGCPNRDRRIRNQQPLKSVWCNNEQWGLRHPQILHPKKAVSPLCPPQHWPKTSGASRHHHHCPRHCLLWEGI; encoded by the exons ATGGAGAATCTTCCCTTTCCTTTAAAATTACTTAGTGCCTCATCGCTAAACGCCCCCAGCTCCACACCATGGGTGTTGGATATCTTCCTCACCTTGGTGTTTGCCCTGGGGTTCTTCTTCCTATTACTCCCCTGCTTATCTTACCTCCGTTGTGATGACCGACCATCACCATCGCCTGGGAAGAGAAA GCGTCATCTTGTCTCCCTACGTCATCGTGTCTCCCAGTGTCCAGTAGGGCGGAGGGGAAGGCCCAGAAGCAGGATGAAAAACCACAGTCTGAGAG CTGGTAGAGAGTGCCCGAGAGGCCCGGAGGAGATTTGGGACCTGCTTTCACAACTGCAGAG CCTCCCGGGGCCACACCTTGACAAAGGTGGCTTTGGTCAGCTCTCCGGTCCAGACCCCCCAGGTGAGGTGGGTGAAAGAGCACCTGATGAAGCCTCCCGGTCCTCTCATGAGCCTATGGAAGATGCTGCTCCCATTCTCTCCCCGTTAGCTTCCCCGGATCCTCAAGCCAAGCATCCTCAGGATCTGGCCTCCACCCCATCACCAGGCCCAGTGACCACCTCAGTCTCCTCCCTAAGTGCCTCCCAGCCACCAGAACCTTCCCTTCCCCTAGAACACCCCTCACCTGAGCCACCTGCACTTTTCCCTCACCCACCACACACCCCTGATCCTCTGGCCTGCTCTCCACCTCCTCCGAAAGGCTTCACTGCTCCTCCCCTACGGGACTCCACACTGATAACTCCATCTCACTGTGACTCAGTGGCACTTCCACTGCACACCGTCCCTCAAAGCTTGTCTCCACATGAGGATTTGGTGGCTTCTGTCCCAGCCATCTCAGGCCTTGGTGGCTCAAACAGTCATGTTTCTGCCTCCTCCTGGTGGCTGGAGACTACCAGAACCTGGTGCGCCTTTAACTCATCAGTCCAGCGAGATCATCTTTCCCGCCACCCACCAGAGACCTGTCAGATGGAAGATGGTAGCCCGTTTTTGCTCAGCTCTGATGGCCAGAATATCATAGGGATACAAGTAACAGAAACAGCCAAGGTCAAcatttgggaagaaaaagaaaatgttggatCATTTACAAATCAAATGACCCCAGAAAAGCACTTAAATTCTTTGGGGAATTTGGTTAAATCATTGGATGCTGAGCAGGACACCACAACCCCAAAACCCTTCTGGAACGTGGGAGAGAACTCAAAACAGCTGCCCGGACCTCAGAAGCTCTCAGATCCTAGGCTCTTGCAGGAAAGTTTTTGGAAGAATTATAGTCAGCTTTTCTGGGGCCTTCCCTCTCTGCACAGCGAGTCCCTGGTGGCTAATGCCTGGGTAACTGACAGGTCTTATACTTTACAGTCTCCTCCTTTCTTGTTCAATGAAATGTCCAATGTCTGCCCAATTCAAAGGGAGACTACAATGTCCCCACTGCTTTTCCAGGCCCAGCCCCTGTCCCATCTGGAGCCCGAGTGCCAACCCTTTATTTCATCCACACCCCAATTCCGGCCCATACCTATGGCTCAGGCCGAGGCTCAGGCCCATCTTCAATCCTCTTTCCCAGTTCTATCTCCTGCTTTTCCATCCCTGATTAAGAACACTGGAGTAGCTTGCCCTGCATCGCAGAATAAAGTGCAAGCTCTCTCTCTACCTGAAACTCAGCACCCTGAATGGCCTTTGTTGAGGAAACAAGTAGAAGATAGGTTGGCTTTACCCTCTAGGGTCCAAAAATCTCAGGACGTCTTTAGTGTCTCCACTCCTAACCTTCCCCAGGAAAGTTTGACATCCATTCTGCCTGAGAACTTTCCAGTCAGTCCTGAACTCCGGAGACAACTGGagcagcacataaaaaagtgGATCATCCAACACTGGGGCAACCTGGGAAGGATCCAAGAGTCTCTGGATCTGATGCAGCTTCAGGATGAATCACCAGGGACAAGTCAGGCCAAGGGCAAACCCAGGCCCTGGCAGTCCTCCATGTCCACAGGTGAAAGCAGCAAGGAGGCACAGAAGGTGAAGTTCCAGCTAGAGAAGGACCCGTGCCCACATCTGGGGCAAATTCTGGGTGAGGCCCCACAAAATCTATCCAGGGACATGAAAAGCTTCCCACAGAAGGTTCTGGGGGTGACTTCTGAGGAGTCGGAAAGGAACTTGAGGAAGCCCTTGAGGAGTGACTCGGGAAGTGATTTATTAAGATGCACAGAGAGGACTCATATAGAAAACATCCTGAAAGCCCACATGGGCAGGAACTTGGGCCAGACCAATGAGGGCTTGATCCCCATGCGTGTGCGTCAATCCTGGCTTGCTGTCAACCAGGCTCTTCCCGTGTCCAACACCCACATGAAAACCAGCAATCTAGCAGCCCCGAAAAGTGGGAAAGCCTGTGTGAACACAGCCCAGGTGCTTTCCTTCCTCGAGCCGTGTACTCAGCAGGTGTTGGGAGCCCATATTGTGAAGTTTTGGGCCAAACACAGGTGGGGTCTACCCCTCAGGGTCCTCAAGCCCATTCAGTGCTTTAAAATGGAAAAGGTTTCATCCTTGTCCCTTACACAGCTTGCTGGTCCCTCCTCAGCCACCTGTGAATCTGGGGCTGGCTCAGAAGTTGAGGTGGCCACGTTCCTTAGAAAGCCACCAATGGCAAGTCTGAGAAAGCAGGTGCTGACCAAAGCATCTGTTCACATGCCAGAGAGTCTTCTGGCCTCCTCACCTGCATGTAAGCAGTTCCAGAGGGCACCGCAAGGAATCCCATCTTGGAATGATCATGGGCCCTTGAAGGCTCCTCCAGCTGGACAGGAGGGCAGGTGGCCATCTAAGCCCCTCACGTACAGCCTCACAGGCAGCACCCAGCAGAGCAGGAGCTTAGGAGCCCAATCTTCAAAGGCTGGAGAGACAAGGGAGGCAGTGCCACAATGCAGAGTCCCCTTGGAAACCTGTATGCTGGCAAACCTCCAAGCCACAAGTGAGGATGTGCATGGTTTCGAGGCTCCAGGGACCAGCAAAAGCTCTCTACACCCTAGAGTGTCTGTCTCCCAAGATCCAAGAAAGCTGTGTCTTATGGAGAAGGTTGTTACTGAATTTGAGCCTGGAATGGCCACAAAGTCAGAGACCCAGCCTCAAGTATGTGCCACTGTTGTGCTACTTCCAGATGGGCAAGCATCTGTTGTGCCCCACGCTTCAGAGAATTTGGCTTCTCAAGTGCCCCAGGGCCATCTCCAGAGCATGCCTACTGGGAACATGCGGGCTTCCCAGGAGCTACGTGACCTCATGGCAGCCAGAAGGAGCAACCTGGTGCACAAGGAGCCCAGAAACCCAAACTGTCAAGGCTCATGCAAGAGCCAAAGACCAATGTTTCCCCCTAGTCACAAGAGTGAGAATGCTAGGAGGCCCAACttagaaaaacatgaagaaaggCTTGAAAGATTGAGGACTCCTCAACTTACCCCAGTCAGGAAAACAGAAGACACCCATCAGGATGAAGGTGTCCAGCTACGGCCATCAAAGAAACAGCCTCCTTCAGTAAGCCACTTTGGAGAAAACGTCAAGCAATTTTTTCAGtggattttttcaaagaaaaaaagcaagccaGCACCAGTCACTGCTGAGAgccaaaaaacagtaaaaaacagATCATGTGTGTACAGCAGCAGTGCTGAAGCTCAGGGTCTCATGACGGCAGTTGGACAAGTGCTGGAGGAGAAAATGTCACTTGGCCATGCGCGCCATGCCTCGAAGGTAAATCAGCACAAACAGGAGTTTCAAGCCCCAGTCTGTGGGTTTCACTGCAACCACAGGCACCTCTTCTACTCAGAACACGGCAGAATACTGAGCTATGCAGCCAGCAGTCAACAAGCCACTCTCAAGAGCCAGGGTTGTCCCAACAGAGACAGGCGAATCAGAAATCAACAGCCCTTGAAAAGTGTGTGGTGCAACAATGAGCAATGGGGCCTGCGACATCCCCAAATCTTGCACCCCAAGAAAGCTGTATCCCCACTCTGTCCCCCTCAGCACTGGCCGAAGACATCCGGTGCCTCTAGGcaccatcaccactgtccaaGGCACTGTCTTCTTTGGGAAGGTATCTGA
- the LOC101144253 gene encoding spermatogenesis-associated protein 31A6 isoform X1 → MENLPFPLKLLSASSLNAPSSTPWVLDIFLTLVFALGFFFLLLPCLSYLRCDDRPSPSPGKRKCPVGRRGRPRSRMKNHSLRAGRECPRGPEEIWDLLSQLQSLPGPHLDKGGFGQLSGPDPPGEVGERAPDEASRSSHEPMEDAAPILSPLASPDPQAKHPQDLASTPSPGPVTTSVSSLSASQPPEPSLPLEHPSPEPPALFPHPPHTPDPLACSPPPPKGFTAPPLRDSTLITPSHCDSVALPLHTVPQSLSPHEDLVASVPAISGLGGSNSHVSASSWWLETTRTWCAFNSSVQRDHLSRHPPETCQMEDGSPFLLSSDGQNIIGIQVTETAKVNIWEEKENVGSFTNQMTPEKHLNSLGNLVKSLDAEQDTTTPKPFWNVGENSKQLPGPQKLSDPRLLQESFWKNYSQLFWGLPSLHSESLVANAWVTDRSYTLQSPPFLFNEMSNVCPIQRETTMSPLLFQAQPLSHLEPECQPFISSTPQFRPIPMAQAEAQAHLQSSFPVLSPAFPSLIKNTGVACPASQNKVQALSLPETQHPEWPLLRKQVEDRLALPSRVQKSQDVFSVSTPNLPQESLTSILPENFPVSPELRRQLEQHIKKWIIQHWGNLGRIQESLDLMQLQDESPGTSQAKGKPRPWQSSMSTGESSKEAQKVKFQLEKDPCPHLGQILGEAPQNLSRDMKSFPQKVLGVTSEESERNLRKPLRSDSGSDLLRCTERTHIENILKAHMGRNLGQTNEGLIPMRVRQSWLAVNQALPVSNTHMKTSNLAAPKSGKACVNTAQVLSFLEPCTQQVLGAHIVKFWAKHRWGLPLRVLKPIQCFKMEKVSSLSLTQLAGPSSATCESGAGSEVEVATFLRKPPMASLRKQVLTKASVHMPESLLASSPACKQFQRAPQGIPSWNDHGPLKAPPAGQEGRWPSKPLTYSLTGSTQQSRSLGAQSSKAGETREAVPQCRVPLETCMLANLQATSEDVHGFEAPGTSKSSLHPRVSVSQDPRKLCLMEKVVTEFEPGMATKSETQPQVCATVVLLPDGQASVVPHASENLASQVPQGHLQSMPTGNMRASQELRDLMAARRSNLVHKEPRNPNCQGSCKSQRPMFPPSHKSENARRPNLEKHEERLERLRTPQLTPVRKTEDTHQDEGVQLRPSKKQPPSVSHFGENVKQFFQWIFSKKKSKPAPVTAESQKTVKNRSCVYSSSAEAQGLMTAVGQVLEEKMSLGHARHASKVNQHKQEFQAPVCGFHCNHRHLFYSEHGRILSYAASSQQATLKSQGCPNRDRRIRNQQPLKSVWCNNEQWGLRHPQILHPKKAVSPLCPPQHWPKTSGASRHHHHCPRHCLLWEGI, encoded by the exons ATGGAGAATCTTCCCTTTCCTTTAAAATTACTTAGTGCCTCATCGCTAAACGCCCCCAGCTCCACACCATGGGTGTTGGATATCTTCCTCACCTTGGTGTTTGCCCTGGGGTTCTTCTTCCTATTACTCCCCTGCTTATCTTACCTCCGTTGTGATGACCGACCATCACCATCGCCTGGGAAGAGAAAG TGTCCAGTAGGGCGGAGGGGAAGGCCCAGAAGCAGGATGAAAAACCACAGTCTGAGAG CTGGTAGAGAGTGCCCGAGAGGCCCGGAGGAGATTTGGGACCTGCTTTCACAACTGCAGAG CCTCCCGGGGCCACACCTTGACAAAGGTGGCTTTGGTCAGCTCTCCGGTCCAGACCCCCCAGGTGAGGTGGGTGAAAGAGCACCTGATGAAGCCTCCCGGTCCTCTCATGAGCCTATGGAAGATGCTGCTCCCATTCTCTCCCCGTTAGCTTCCCCGGATCCTCAAGCCAAGCATCCTCAGGATCTGGCCTCCACCCCATCACCAGGCCCAGTGACCACCTCAGTCTCCTCCCTAAGTGCCTCCCAGCCACCAGAACCTTCCCTTCCCCTAGAACACCCCTCACCTGAGCCACCTGCACTTTTCCCTCACCCACCACACACCCCTGATCCTCTGGCCTGCTCTCCACCTCCTCCGAAAGGCTTCACTGCTCCTCCCCTACGGGACTCCACACTGATAACTCCATCTCACTGTGACTCAGTGGCACTTCCACTGCACACCGTCCCTCAAAGCTTGTCTCCACATGAGGATTTGGTGGCTTCTGTCCCAGCCATCTCAGGCCTTGGTGGCTCAAACAGTCATGTTTCTGCCTCCTCCTGGTGGCTGGAGACTACCAGAACCTGGTGCGCCTTTAACTCATCAGTCCAGCGAGATCATCTTTCCCGCCACCCACCAGAGACCTGTCAGATGGAAGATGGTAGCCCGTTTTTGCTCAGCTCTGATGGCCAGAATATCATAGGGATACAAGTAACAGAAACAGCCAAGGTCAAcatttgggaagaaaaagaaaatgttggatCATTTACAAATCAAATGACCCCAGAAAAGCACTTAAATTCTTTGGGGAATTTGGTTAAATCATTGGATGCTGAGCAGGACACCACAACCCCAAAACCCTTCTGGAACGTGGGAGAGAACTCAAAACAGCTGCCCGGACCTCAGAAGCTCTCAGATCCTAGGCTCTTGCAGGAAAGTTTTTGGAAGAATTATAGTCAGCTTTTCTGGGGCCTTCCCTCTCTGCACAGCGAGTCCCTGGTGGCTAATGCCTGGGTAACTGACAGGTCTTATACTTTACAGTCTCCTCCTTTCTTGTTCAATGAAATGTCCAATGTCTGCCCAATTCAAAGGGAGACTACAATGTCCCCACTGCTTTTCCAGGCCCAGCCCCTGTCCCATCTGGAGCCCGAGTGCCAACCCTTTATTTCATCCACACCCCAATTCCGGCCCATACCTATGGCTCAGGCCGAGGCTCAGGCCCATCTTCAATCCTCTTTCCCAGTTCTATCTCCTGCTTTTCCATCCCTGATTAAGAACACTGGAGTAGCTTGCCCTGCATCGCAGAATAAAGTGCAAGCTCTCTCTCTACCTGAAACTCAGCACCCTGAATGGCCTTTGTTGAGGAAACAAGTAGAAGATAGGTTGGCTTTACCCTCTAGGGTCCAAAAATCTCAGGACGTCTTTAGTGTCTCCACTCCTAACCTTCCCCAGGAAAGTTTGACATCCATTCTGCCTGAGAACTTTCCAGTCAGTCCTGAACTCCGGAGACAACTGGagcagcacataaaaaagtgGATCATCCAACACTGGGGCAACCTGGGAAGGATCCAAGAGTCTCTGGATCTGATGCAGCTTCAGGATGAATCACCAGGGACAAGTCAGGCCAAGGGCAAACCCAGGCCCTGGCAGTCCTCCATGTCCACAGGTGAAAGCAGCAAGGAGGCACAGAAGGTGAAGTTCCAGCTAGAGAAGGACCCGTGCCCACATCTGGGGCAAATTCTGGGTGAGGCCCCACAAAATCTATCCAGGGACATGAAAAGCTTCCCACAGAAGGTTCTGGGGGTGACTTCTGAGGAGTCGGAAAGGAACTTGAGGAAGCCCTTGAGGAGTGACTCGGGAAGTGATTTATTAAGATGCACAGAGAGGACTCATATAGAAAACATCCTGAAAGCCCACATGGGCAGGAACTTGGGCCAGACCAATGAGGGCTTGATCCCCATGCGTGTGCGTCAATCCTGGCTTGCTGTCAACCAGGCTCTTCCCGTGTCCAACACCCACATGAAAACCAGCAATCTAGCAGCCCCGAAAAGTGGGAAAGCCTGTGTGAACACAGCCCAGGTGCTTTCCTTCCTCGAGCCGTGTACTCAGCAGGTGTTGGGAGCCCATATTGTGAAGTTTTGGGCCAAACACAGGTGGGGTCTACCCCTCAGGGTCCTCAAGCCCATTCAGTGCTTTAAAATGGAAAAGGTTTCATCCTTGTCCCTTACACAGCTTGCTGGTCCCTCCTCAGCCACCTGTGAATCTGGGGCTGGCTCAGAAGTTGAGGTGGCCACGTTCCTTAGAAAGCCACCAATGGCAAGTCTGAGAAAGCAGGTGCTGACCAAAGCATCTGTTCACATGCCAGAGAGTCTTCTGGCCTCCTCACCTGCATGTAAGCAGTTCCAGAGGGCACCGCAAGGAATCCCATCTTGGAATGATCATGGGCCCTTGAAGGCTCCTCCAGCTGGACAGGAGGGCAGGTGGCCATCTAAGCCCCTCACGTACAGCCTCACAGGCAGCACCCAGCAGAGCAGGAGCTTAGGAGCCCAATCTTCAAAGGCTGGAGAGACAAGGGAGGCAGTGCCACAATGCAGAGTCCCCTTGGAAACCTGTATGCTGGCAAACCTCCAAGCCACAAGTGAGGATGTGCATGGTTTCGAGGCTCCAGGGACCAGCAAAAGCTCTCTACACCCTAGAGTGTCTGTCTCCCAAGATCCAAGAAAGCTGTGTCTTATGGAGAAGGTTGTTACTGAATTTGAGCCTGGAATGGCCACAAAGTCAGAGACCCAGCCTCAAGTATGTGCCACTGTTGTGCTACTTCCAGATGGGCAAGCATCTGTTGTGCCCCACGCTTCAGAGAATTTGGCTTCTCAAGTGCCCCAGGGCCATCTCCAGAGCATGCCTACTGGGAACATGCGGGCTTCCCAGGAGCTACGTGACCTCATGGCAGCCAGAAGGAGCAACCTGGTGCACAAGGAGCCCAGAAACCCAAACTGTCAAGGCTCATGCAAGAGCCAAAGACCAATGTTTCCCCCTAGTCACAAGAGTGAGAATGCTAGGAGGCCCAACttagaaaaacatgaagaaaggCTTGAAAGATTGAGGACTCCTCAACTTACCCCAGTCAGGAAAACAGAAGACACCCATCAGGATGAAGGTGTCCAGCTACGGCCATCAAAGAAACAGCCTCCTTCAGTAAGCCACTTTGGAGAAAACGTCAAGCAATTTTTTCAGtggattttttcaaagaaaaaaagcaagccaGCACCAGTCACTGCTGAGAgccaaaaaacagtaaaaaacagATCATGTGTGTACAGCAGCAGTGCTGAAGCTCAGGGTCTCATGACGGCAGTTGGACAAGTGCTGGAGGAGAAAATGTCACTTGGCCATGCGCGCCATGCCTCGAAGGTAAATCAGCACAAACAGGAGTTTCAAGCCCCAGTCTGTGGGTTTCACTGCAACCACAGGCACCTCTTCTACTCAGAACACGGCAGAATACTGAGCTATGCAGCCAGCAGTCAACAAGCCACTCTCAAGAGCCAGGGTTGTCCCAACAGAGACAGGCGAATCAGAAATCAACAGCCCTTGAAAAGTGTGTGGTGCAACAATGAGCAATGGGGCCTGCGACATCCCCAAATCTTGCACCCCAAGAAAGCTGTATCCCCACTCTGTCCCCCTCAGCACTGGCCGAAGACATCCGGTGCCTCTAGGcaccatcaccactgtccaaGGCACTGTCTTCTTTGGGAAGGTATCTGA